The Desulfobacterales bacterium genome contains a region encoding:
- a CDS encoding YeeE/YedE family protein encodes MKKNNYWSPYLAGGAIGLTLLVTFCIMGWGLGASSAFARLGAVGLKTVSPDYAGSLKYLGRYLQTAAPLKDWLLFEVGGILLGGLTAALLSGSFKFRFDKGRRIDNKTRLLAGFGGGLLIGFASRLARGCTSGVALAGGAQLAVAGFVFVIAMFASGFVTAAIYRRLW; translated from the coding sequence ATGAAAAAGAACAACTACTGGTCACCCTATCTCGCCGGCGGCGCCATCGGCCTGACCCTTCTCGTTACCTTCTGCATCATGGGCTGGGGGTTGGGGGCCTCCAGCGCCTTTGCCCGGCTGGGGGCGGTGGGCCTTAAGACGGTCAGCCCCGACTATGCCGGCAGCCTCAAGTATCTTGGCCGCTATCTGCAGACGGCCGCCCCGCTTAAGGACTGGCTCCTGTTTGAGGTGGGCGGCATCCTCCTCGGCGGCCTGACCGCGGCCCTGCTGAGCGGTTCATTCAAGTTTCGCTTTGACAAGGGCAGGAGAATAGATAACAAGACCAGGTTGCTTGCCGGTTTCGGCGGCGGCCTGCTCATCGGCTTTGCCAGTCGCCTGGCCCGGGGCTGCACCAGCGGCGTGGCCCTGGCCGGCGGCGCCCAGCTGGCAGTGGCCGGATTTGTCTTTGTTATTGCCATGTTTGCCAGCGGCTTTGTCACAGCCGCCATATACAGGAGGTTATGGTGA
- a CDS encoding ATP-binding protein, translated as MKLIRQGEGLTLEFKEYHRNLNKGVYEMVCAFLNRHGGILLLGVTPAWQGRRLVTTFI; from the coding sequence ATGAAACTGATCCGCCAGGGCGAGGGACTGACCCTGGAGTTCAAGGAATATCATCGCAATCTCAACAAAGGCGTTTACGAGATGGTTTGCGCTTTCCTGAACCGACATGGCGGCATATTGCTGCTTGGCGTCACTCCGGCATGGCAAGGCCGGCGCTTGGTGACGACTTTCATATAA
- a CDS encoding M48 family metallopeptidase gives MNKKRDFKERVRLWAKKLEVKVVWLGVRPMRNKWASCSTNGHLNFNTELLELDRDLWDYVIVHELLHFFVPNHGKLWKSLMRAHLGDYEKMEERVLKKGRETGQA, from the coding sequence ATGAATAAAAAACGTGATTTTAAAGAACGGGTCCGCCTTTGGGCGAAAAAACTCGAAGTAAAGGTGGTCTGGCTCGGGGTGCGGCCCATGCGCAACAAATGGGCTTCCTGCTCCACCAACGGCCATTTGAACTTCAACACCGAGCTGCTGGAACTTGACCGGGACCTCTGGGACTACGTCATTGTCCATGAACTCCTGCACTTCTTTGTGCCCAACCATGGCAAGCTCTGGAAGAGCCTCATGCGGGCGCATCTGGGTGACTATGAAAAGATGGAGGAACGAGTCTTGAAAAAAGGGCGGGAAACAGGGCAGGCCTGA